One part of the Plasmodium yoelii strain 17X genome assembly, chromosome: 13 genome encodes these proteins:
- a CDS encoding ubiquitin-protein ligase, putative: MLMQNALGTSMYRLKRFFNQLFVVIYITLFILFFQKCIYTHKYSENPNKGNDIFIEAYEALDRAEYIKSFVLLKHCVNYDIRCLTLIGVFYYLGLKPVERDPVNALYAWKVSSDYGSADAQFYLAIMYSNYFSLPNLYSYFVNENEEIDKTEKNKIKKIKKNIILFRSYIFLTSKYLKSILANNLNKKKKEKEEIKDARNNFVNVPKIYFTTDNKIIIRIKNIRYNINELETYFNNLENFPYVDFYKTIKNKKIYYGSNHGLSLLYYYSSSLANHTGSILALGIRYMHGIGVEECCETASKLFIKLTNNILNSNNDGKMKFESIDLIKLNIPHYDKYNINNKKIKNIEMFLESSLHNNHAILTMIARRYLTGSDGIDQNYTKARMYLLKAEKFNNPEAISLLGYIYILGLGVKKDYNKAFNYFIKGKKLNDPLSYNGLGYMHFFGLGPMKKYMENGKKKKNQELAFYYFDIAAKNNLSIAQFNLGCLYLSGVGTSQSFQNAFYWFYKASNNGNILAAYMIGFMNYNGIIVSHNCNIALSLLAKVAEKNDFILNTTNKIIKYNESGRIRESMFLMAQLAETGNVQAQINLAHSLTTSNFALFLPSNNKSKYIYSSRYLSMAADNHHLKSVFTLGDYAYGGNGVYINVIQKNNLQHNKFYDLGNVECVYNSVGDITNECFRNKNVDKISKESKISQELNIYDNKIISKDFIDEQGIIFNDKWRFSYGYNFIFNQINYELAYKHYRAIISYYPNTTYAIKTISKACYNLGYMHYYGIGVEQNIDKSLIYFNSSIKIYSSHKIPSTILIFYIKMNIYFYKLKKKFNIFNKILSL, translated from the exons ATGCTTATGCAAAATGCTTTAGGCACAAGTATGTATAGACTTAAAAGATTTTTTAACCAATTATTTgttgtaatatatatcacattatttattttatttttccaaaaatgtatatatacacataaatATTCTGAGAACCCGAACAAGGGAAACGACATTTTTATTGAAGCTTACGAAGCATTAGATAGAGCGGAGTATATCAAATCTTTTGTACTTTTAAAGCATTGTGTTAATTATGATATAAG ATGCCTAACACTAATTGGGGTGTTTTATTACCTCGGATTGAAACCCGTCGAAAGAGATCCAGTAAATGCTCTATACGCATGGAAAGTAAGTTCAGATTATGGAAGTGCAGATGctcaattttatttagctATTATGTATTctaattatttttcattaccCAACTTgtattcatattttgttaatgaaaatgaagaaatagaCAAAAccgaaaaaaacaaaataaaaaaaataaaaaaaaatataatcttGTTTAGgagttatatatttttaactaGTAAATATTTGAAAAGTATATTagcaaataatttaaataaaaaaaagaaagaaaaagaagaaataaaagatgcaagaaataattttgtaaatgtacctaaaatatattttactacagataataaaataataataagaataaaaaatattagataCAATATTAATGAATTAGAGACATATTTTAACAATTTAGAAAATTTTCCTTATGttgatttttataaaacaattaaaaataaaaaaatatattatggtTCAAATCATGGGTTaagtttattatattattatagtaGTAGTTTAGCAAATCATACAGGTAGTATTTTGGCATTAGGAATAAGATATATGCATGGTATTGGTGTTGAAGAATGTTGTGAAACAGCatctaaattatttataaaattaacaaataatattttaaattcgaATAATGATGGTAAAATGAAATTTGAATCCATAGATTTAATAAAACTTAATATACCAcattatgataaatataatataaataataaaaaaataaaaaatatagaaatgtTTTTAGAATCATCATTACATAATAATCATGCAATTCTAACTATGATAGCTCGTCGATATTTAACAGGCAGTGATGGAATAGatcaaaattatacaaaagcTCGAATGTATCTATTAAAAGcagaaaaatttaataatccAGAAGCTATATCTTTATtaggatatatatatatattagggTTGGGTGTAAAAAAAGATTATAATAAAgcttttaattattttataaaaggtaaaaaattaaatgatcCATTAAGTTATAATGGTTTAggatatatgcatttttttggGTTAGGGcctatgaaaaaatatatggaaaatggaaaaaaaaaaaaaaatcaagaattagcattttattattttgatatagCTGCAAAAAATAATCTTTCAATTGCTCAATTTAATTTAGGTTGTTTATATTTAAGTGGAGTTGGTACTTCTCAATCTTTTCAAAATGCATTTTATTGGTTTTACAAAGCATCtaataatggaaatatttTAGCAGCATATATGATAGGttttatgaattataatGGAATAATTGTTTCACATAATTGTAATATTGCTTTATCTCTTTTAGCAAAAGTTgctgaaaaaaatgattttattttaaatacaactaataaaattataaaatataatgaaagtGGTAGAATTCGTGAATCAATGTTTTTAATGGCACAACTTGCTGAAACGGGAAATGTGCAAGCTCAAATAAATTTGGCACATAGTCTTACAACTTCAAATTTTGCTCTTTTTTTACCATCTAATAATAaatctaaatatatatattcaagtAGATATTTATCTATGGCAGCAGATAACCATCATTTAAAATCAGTATTTACATTAGGAGATTATGCATATGGAGGTAAtggtgtatatataaatgttatacagaaaaataatttacaacataataaattttatgatttaGGGAATGTAGAATGTGTGTATAATTCTGTAGGAGATATAACTAATGAATGTTTtcgaaataaaaatgtagacAAAATTAGTAAAGAATCTAAAATTAGTCAAGagttaaatatttatgataataaaataatatctaAAGATTTTATAGATGAACAAGGAATAATATTTAACGATAAATGGAGGTTTAGTTAtggatataattttatatttaaccaAATTAATTATGAATTAGCTTATAAACATTATAGAGCAATAATTTCATATTACCCAAATACTACATATGCTATTAAAACGATTTCTAAAGCTTGTTACAATTTAGGatatatgcattattatGGTATTGGTGTTGAACAAAATATTGATAAatctttaatttattttaattcatctataaaaatatattcatctCATAAAATACCATCTACTAtactaattttttatattaaaatgaatatttatttttataaattaaaaaaaaaatttaatatttttaataaaattttgtccctataa